The genomic region TCCGGGATGTCGATCTCCGGGTCGGAGAGCCGCTTCCCCTCGGCGATCAGGATCTGCGCCTGCACCAGGTTCCGGCCGGTGATCATCTCGGTCACCGTGTGCTCCACCTGGATGCGCGGGTTCATCTCGATGAAGTACCAGCGCCCCTGCCCGTCGAGCAGGAACTCGACCGTGCCGGCGCTGCGGTAGCCCACCGAGCGGGCGATGCGCAGCGCCGCCTCGCAGAGCGCGGGGCGCGTCGGCTCGTCGAGCGCCAGCGAGGGGGCGAACTCCACCACCTTCTGGTGCCGGCGCTGCACCGAGCAGTCGCGCTCGAACAGGTGGACCAGGTTGCCGTGGTGGTCGCCCAGGACCTGCACCTCGATGTGCTTGGGCCGGTCGAGGTAGCGCTCCAGGAACACCGCCGGGTTGCCGAACGCGGCCGCCGCCTCGCGCCGCGCGGCCTCGAGCCCCTCGGCGAGCTCGCGGGCGTCCCGGGCCACGCGCATGCCGCGCCCGCCGCCGCCGGCGGCCGCCTTCACGATGATCGGGTAGCCGTGCTGGGCGGCGAAGCGGAGCGCCTCCTCCTCGCGGGTGATCGGCTCGGGCGTGCCCGGGACCACCGGCACGCCGGCCGCGGTCGCCGCCTTGCGCCCCGCCACCTTGTCGCCGAGCCGGCGCTGCATCTCGCCGGTGGGGCCGATGAAAGCGATGCCGGCCACCTCGCAGGCGTCGGCGAAGTCGGGGTTCTCGGAGAGGAAGCCGTAGCCGGGGTGGATCGCGTCCACCTCCTTCTCCTTCGCGAGGGCGACGATCTCCTCGATGCCCAGGTAGGCGTCGATGGGCTTCTTGCCCTTGCCCACGAGCCAGGCCTCGTCGGCCTTGTACCGGTGCAGCGCGAGCCGGTCCTCCTCGGAGTAGATGGCCACCGTGCCGATGCCGAGCTCGGTGCAGGCGCGGAAGATGCGGGTGGCGATCTCGCCGCGGTTGGCGGCGAGGACCTTGCGGAAGCGGGCGGTCATGCGGGCTCCGGGGGGCTGCGCGGGACGAGCCTTCCAGACACCACACCCGAGGGCCGAAAGGCGAGCCGTCCGGGTGAGCCCTGCTGGGTCATCGGACTCCGAGCGCTGGCACCGGCAGGGCCTGGGTCCGAACCCGGGAGTGGGTCGCCCCACCTCCAGGCCAACTGACCCCGATCAAGGGACAAGCCGCCGTCCCGTCCAGGCCGGCTCTCGGCACGGAACTGATCGTCGTCAACGAACGATTCGTCGATGAATCGAGGCAACTTACATAGCGCTGCCCCGCCATCTCCGCGAAACCATTCGGTTGCTGCCGCCGGGCCGGCACGCTCCATGAAGACGCGCCTCCCCCGAGAGAGTCACCGCACCCGAGCGAGGAACGACATGGATCGCCCAACCGAGAGCACCCCCGCGCCCGCCACCGGCTGGTTCGCCAACTTGACCCTGCGGGCCCGGATCCTGGCCGGGTTCTGGATCGCCATCGGCGTGAGCGTCCTCGTCGGCGCGCTCTCCTGGTACTGCGAGGCGCGCGTCGGCCGGGAGCTGCAGGACGCCGCCGAGCTGCAGCTCCCGAGCGTCTCGGCCATCGCCACCATGAACGAGGCCAAGTCGGCCGCGGCGCGCGGGTACCTGGCGGTGCTCATCCCCAAGGCCGACGGCGACTACCGGGCCCGGCTCATCGCCGACGCCGAGGCGGCGCTGGCGCGGCTCGAGCAGGGCCGGGCGGCCTACGAGAAGCTCCCCCACGACCCCGACGCCGAGCGGCTCTGGCAGGCCACCCTCGAGCCGCTCGGCACCTGGCAGCGCGGCGCGCGGGCCTGCCTCGACGCCGGCAAGGCGCGGGAGCGGCTGCTCTCGGGCGGCCGCGCCGCGGAGGCGGCGGCCCTGGAGGACTCGGTCTGGGAGACCTGCCGCGCCCCGCGCGCCAGCTTCGGCCCGCTCGCCAAGGCCTTCGAGACCCTGGAGGCGCACCACGCCGCGGCGGCGAGCGCGGTGGCGGTGCGCGGGCGTCAGGCGGTCGTCACCGGGAACGCGCTCACCTGGCTCGCGGTGCTCGCCGGCGCCGCCGCCGTCCTGGCCCTCGGAGTGGTGGTCTCGCGGCGGGGAGGCACGATGCTCGAGCAGCTCGGGGCCACCCTCGACCGGATCGCGCGCGGCGACGTCCCGGAGCGCCTCCGCGACGCCGCCGGCGCCGACTACAACGCGGTCCGCGACAGCCTCAACACCGTGATCGGCACGGTGGAGGGGCTGCTGGCCGAGCTCGGGCGGATGAGCGCCGCGCACGATCGGGGCGAGCTCGACGTGGTCCTCGACGCCGCCCGGTTCCAGGGCGACTACCGCAAGGTGGCGGAGGCCGTGAACGCCATGGTGGCCGGCCACCTCGCGGTGAACCGGAAGGCGATGGCCTGCGTGGCCGAGTTCGGGAAGGGCGACTTCGGCGCCCCCCTGGAGCGGTTCCCCGGCCAGAAGGCCTCCATCAACGAGACCGTGGAGCAGGTGCGCGGGAACTTGATGTCCTTCCTCGCCGAGATGCAGCGGATGAGCGAGCAGCACGACCAGGGCGAGATCGACGTCCGGATCGAGGTGGACCGGTTCCAGGGCGGCTGGCGCCGGATGGCCGAGGGCGTGAACGCCATGGTCGCCGGCCACATCGCGGTGAAGAAGAAGGCGATGGCCTGCGTGGCCGAGTTCGGGAAGGGCAACTTCGACGCCCCGCTGGAGCGGTTCCCCGGCAAGAAGGCCTTCATCAACGACATCGTCGAGGAGGTCCGCGGCAACCTGAAGGGCTTCATCGCCGAGATGAACCGGATGAGCGCCGAGCACGACCGGGGCGACATCGACGTGGTGATCCCGGCCGAGCGGTTCCACGGCGACTACCGGCGGATGGCCGAGGGCGTGAACGCCATGGTCGCCGGCCACATCGCGGTGAAGAAGAAGGCCATGGCCTGCGTGGCCGAGTTCGGCCGCGGCAACTTCGAGGCGCCCCTGGAGCGGTTCCCCGGCAAGAAGGCCTTCATCAACGAGACCGTCGAGCAGGTCCGCGCCAACCTGAAGGCGGTGATCGCCGACGCCGACCACCTCGCGGAGGCGGCGCGCGCCGGCCGGCTCTCGGCCCGGGCCGACGCCTCCCGGCACGGCGGCGACTACCGCCGCATCGTGGAGGGCTTCAACCAGACGCTCGAGTGGGTCAACGCGCCGGTGAAGGAGATCGCCGCGGTGCTCGGCGAGCTGGCCGAGGGGCACCTCTCGGCCCGCACCGACGCCTCCCGCTACCAGGCCGAGGCCCGCGAGATGGCGGAGCGGCTCAACGCCACCCTGGCGGCGCTGCTCGCCCCGGGCGAGGAGGCCCGCCAGGTGCTGGAGCGGCTCTCGGAGCGCGACCTGACGGCGCGCATGGCGGGCAGCTACCCCGGCGATCACGCCCGCCTGAAGGACGCGGTCAACCGCACCGCGGAGTCGCTCCACGAGGCGCTGGCCCAGGTGGCGGAGGCGGTGGCGCAGGTCTCGTCGGCGGCCAACCAGATCGCCGCCAGCAGCCAGGCGGTGGCGAGCGGCGCCTCGCAGCAGGCGAGCGCCATCGAGGAGACCAGCGCCAGCCTGGAGACGGTGGCCGGCATGGCGCGGCAGAGCTCCGACAACGCCCGCGAGGCGGATCAGCTGGCCCAGGGCGCGAAGAGCAGCGCCGAGTCGGGCGAGGCGGCGGTGGCGCAGATGACCGGGGCCATGGTCAAGATCCGCGCGGCCGCCGAGGGCACCAGCGCCATCATCAAGGACATCAACGAGATCGCCTTCCAGACCAACCTGCTCGCGCTCAACGCCGCCGTGGAGGCGGCCCGGGCCGGCGAGGCCGGGCGCGGGTTCGCGGTGGTGGCCGAGGAGGTCCGGTCGCTGGCGCTCCGCTCCAAGGACGCGGCGCAGAAGACCGAGGCCCTCATCCGCGAGTCGGTGAAGCAGGCCGCCGCGGGCGAGAGCACCTCGCGCGAGGTGGCGACGCGGCTGGCCGAGATCGCCGGGTCGGTGCAGAAGGTGACCGGGATCGTGGCCGAGATCGCCGCCGCCTCGAAGGAGCAGGCGGGCGGCATCGCCCAGGTCAACCGGGCGGTGGACGAGATGAACAAGGTGACGCAGCAGAATGCCGCCAGCTCCGAGGAGTCCTCCTCGGCGGCCACCGAGCTCTCCGGCCAGTCGGAGGAGCTCGCGGCCATGGTGGGCGCGTTCAAGCTGGAGCGGCGGGCGGCCGCCCCCGCCGCGCCGGCGCGGGGCCCGCGCCAGCCGAGGCCCGCGCTGGCCGGCCGCGCCGCGGCGGACCCGAGGCTGGCCGAGCTCGACCCGCCGGACTTCGCGAGGGCCTAGAGCGCCGGCGCCGCGCCGGGGAGCCGCTCCAGGGCCCCCGTCGCGGCGCCCCCCGCGCGCACCTCGGCCTGGAGCCGCAGCGTGAACCGATCCTCCGCGCCGAGGCCGTACTTGTAGGGCTCGCGGCCGCGGAGCAGGTCGTAGCCGCGGGCGCCCTCGCGGATCGCGCCCTCGATCGCCTCGGCGTGGAGCAGGAGCCCCGGGCTGGCGCGCGCGGCGGCGGGGTCGAGTCCGGAGAGGTAGGCGTAGCCGCGGCCTCGCCAGAGGAACCCGTGCAGCGAGGCCACCACCCGGCCGCCGGCGAGGAGCAGCCGCAGCCGCAGGGTGCCCTCGCGCGCGGCGGCCCGCGCCGCCTCGGCGTGGAAGCGCCAGAGCAAGGAGGCGCCGAGCACGCCCGCCTCGCCCCGCCCCGCCCAGCGCGCGCGGTGCAGGCGGAAGGACTCGGCGAGCGCCGCGGTCACCTCGATCCCCGCACCCGCCAGCCGCACCTCCACCGGCCCGAGCCGCTCCAGCCGGCGCCGCCCCTGCCGCAGGTTGTCGCGGGCCTTCGCCGAGAGCCGCGCGCGCCACGCGGCGGGATCGCCGGGGAGGTCGAGCCCGGGACAGGCCGCCTGGGGCGCGGCGCCGCCCGCGAGCGACGGCGGCAGCGCCCCCGGCGCGAGGAGCGGCGAGCCGGGCGGGAGCGCCTCGAGGTCGAGCGCGTCGAAGGCCCCCGTGCCCGCGAGCCGCGCGAGGAGGGTCGCCGCGCCCTCCGGGGCGAGCGACGGATCGAGCAGCAGGTCCTGGTAGTCGGAGACGCCGCCGCCGAGGAGCCCGAGCACCCGGCGGCCGCCGCGGCGGTAGACGAACGACGGCAGCAGGGCCGCGAGCTCGCGCCCGCGGAAGAGCGCCGCCGCGAGGGGCGGCGCCGGCGGCGCGAGCTGGCGACCCCAGGCGAGGAGCCACCCGGGCGACTGGAACGGCGTGGCCGCCGGTGCGCGCCGGAAGAGGTCGGCCCAGGCGTCCCGCAGCGCCTCCAGTTCCGACCAGGAGGTCAGGAGCGCGGGGCGAAGGACCGCGGGGCTCCTCCTGGCCGCCCCTCCCCGGCCCTCCCCGCCCGGCGGGGAGGGTGTCCTCGCGGGTCCCGGCGCAGAGGCCCTCTTCCCCTCTCCCTGCAAGGGGGAGGGCGAGGGAGGGGGGGACCGCGAAGCGAGGCCGCCGCCGAGCTCCCGGTACAGCGCCACGTAGCGCGCCGCCATCTCCCGCCCGTCGAACCGCGCCTCCGCCGCGCGCCGGCACGCGGCGCGATCGAGCCACGCCACCTCGCGCAGGGCCCGCGGCAGGTCCTCCGGCCCGTCCACGAGGAGCCCGGTCACGCCGTCCTCGACCACCTCCGGCAAGGCGCCGCGGCGGAACGCCACCACCGGCGTCCCGCAGGCGAGCGCCTCCATCGCCGCCAGCGAGCTCGTCTCCTCCACCAGGCTCGGCACCACGAGGCAGCGCGCCGCGGCGAGGAGGCGGCGCTTGCGCCGGAGCCCCACCGGCCCGACGTAGCGGCGCGCGGCGTCGAGCCTCGGCCGGAGCTCCGCGTCGAAGTGGCGCTGGTGGGCCGCGTACGGGAAGACCTCGCCGGCGACGAGCAGCGGGAGCCCGGCCGCGCGGGCCGCGTCGAGCGCGAGGTGGTAGCCCTTCTCGGCGCAGATCCGGCCCAGGCAGAGCGCGAAGCCGGGCGCGGCCGCCCCGCCACGCCGCGGCCGGAGCAGGTCGAGGGGGACGCCGTTCGGCACGCAGGCCGCGGCGGCGACGCCGGCCGGGAGCCGCGCGCGCTGCGCCTCCGAGACGCAGACGAGCGCCGTCCGGGGGCGGCTCGCGGCGAGCGCGCCCGGCGGGTAGAGCGCGGGCGGCAGGTGGAGGGTGACGAGGGCCGGCGGCCCGGGCGGCGGCAGGCACGCCGCGAAGTCGAGCCCGTGCAGGTGGACCACGTCCACCCGCTCCTCCCGGAGCGCCCGCGCGACCACCGCGCGCACCGCCGCCTCGGCGCGCGCGAGCGCCCCCTCGTCGAGCGGGCCGCGCGCCGCAGGGACGGCGAGGAGCGTCCCCGCGATCCGTGAGCCCTCCTGCGCCACCACCAGGGAGCGGTGCCCGGCCGCGGCGAGCGCGCGGTCGAGCTGCCAGAGCACCTGCTCCGCCCCGCCCGCGGCGCCCGGCCCCACCGGCGCGAGGGGCCAGGCCACCTGCAGGACGGTCAGGGCCATGGCGCGTTGGGCAGGGACAGCGCGCGCAGCCCCTGGCTCGCCTCGCGCCACCAGCTGTCGAAGGTGCGCCACCCGAGCCACTCGTAGTGGAGCGGCCCCGGGTGCGGCCGGCGCGAGAAGTCCACCGGCTCGGCGCGCCGGAACCGCTCCTCGCCGGCGGCGAAGGGCGCGAGCACCTCCCGCTGGCTCTCGTAGAGGCCGAGCATCGCCTCCTTGCGGCGCCGCGCCTCCGGGCCGAGCGGGCGGACCTGCTCCTCCCCTCCCCCGTGGAAGCGCTGCAACGTGAGCGGCCCCGCTCCCCGCTGGTAGGCGGTCATCTCCACGAGGACCGGCGCCGCCCCCCGCAGGCGCGCCGCCGCCGCCCGGACCGCGAGCGCCGTGGCGTCGTGGTCGGGGTGGCCGCCCTCGAAGGCGTGGGTGACCACCAGGGCGGGCCGGCGCTCGTCGAGCAGCCGCGCGAGCTCCCGCACCAGCCGGGAGAGCTGCCGGGTGGCCTCCTGGTCGCGAACGCCGAGGCAGCGGACGGCGGACGCCGGCACGCCCGCCACCGCGAGCGCCTCCAGCGCCTCGCGCCGCCGCAGCGCCGCGTAACCCTCCCGCGAAGCCGGGGCGCGCGGCGACCAGAGCGCCGGGTCGGCCGGCGCGCCATCGGTCAGGTGGACCACGCCCGCGCCGGGGTGCTCGATGAGCAGCCCCCCGGCCCCGATGGTCTCGTCGTCCGGATGGGCCGCGACCAGCACCCAGCCCTGCTCGGCCAGCGCGTCGAGGTCGAGCGGCGCCGGGCCGGGGCGCGCTTGCTTCACCTGAAAGGGCATTCGCCTCCCAACGGTAGCACCGGGCAGGGTGCTCGTGCCTACCCGGCTGGGAGAAGCACGCGCCGCCCGGCGAGCGCCAGCCTACAATGAGTGAATGCGCACCCTGCTCGCGTGCCTCGCCGTCGCCCTGCTCGCCGCCTGCGGCGGCACGTCGCCGAAGTGCCCCGCCGGCCAGGCCCGCTGCGGCGGACAGTGCGTGGACCTCTCCACGGATCCCCTGCAGTGCGGGGCGTGCGGGAACGTCTGTCCCGCCACCGCCACCTGCACCGCCGGCGCGTGCGTCTGCCCGGGGACCCAGACCTCCTGCGGCAGCCTCTGCGCCGACCTGCAGACCGACGCGCAGCACTGCGGCACCTGCGGCACGAGCTGCGGCCTCGGCACCTGCCAGGTCGGCGCGTGCGCCTGCAGCCCCGGCGCGACCGACTGCGGCGGACACGCGGGCGTCTGCGCCGACCTGACGCGGGACCCCGGCCACTGCGGCGCGTGCGGCACGGCCTGCCCGGCGACCTTCGCCTGCCTCCAGGGCGCCTGCGCCTGCCCCCCGAGCACCACGCAGTGCGGGGCGGCGTGCAGCGTGCTCGCCACCGACCCGCTCAACTGCGGCGCCTGCGGCCACGCCTGCGGCACCGGGTTCTCCTGCGGCGCCGGCGCGTGCACCTGCTCCGGCCCCGGCAAGCAGGTCTGCGGGGCGAGCTGCCTCGACACCACCTCCGACCTGAACAACTGCGGCGCCTGCGGCCGGGTCTGCCCGAGCGGCACGCTCTGCAGCGCCGGCGCCTGCGCCTGCCCGTCGGGGAGCACGGTCTGCGCGAGCGGCGGCGCCTCGACCTGCACCAACCTCAAGACCGACCCGGCGAACTGCGGGGCCTGCGGCAACGCCTGCGGCGCCGGCGCGGCCTGCTCGAGCGGCGCCTGCGCGAGCTGCCCGGCGCACGACAACGGGCTCGGGCAGCAGTTCCTGGACTGCGCGCCGCCCGACACCTTCACCCTCACCACCGCGAAGGAGGCCGCAAAGGCCTGGAGCGCGAGCGGGAGCGAGCAGGTGACGACCGGCTGCTCCGGCGGCGGCGCCGGGTCCACCTGCTTCGGGTGGCAGCGCTCCGACGGGACGTGCGGGATCTGGTGCTACGGCGGGACGCTCGCGGGCGCGGTGTTCCAGAGCTTCAACTTCACCTGCGTCTGCTTCAACGGACCGCAGTCCGCCTGGCACTGACGCGCGGGAGGGCCCCCGCCCGGAGCCCCCCAGACCGGCCCTCGCCAAGGGCGTCCCGGCGCGGCATGAAGGGCCGCGATGCCGCGGCGCCTCCTCTGCCTGCACGGGCACTTCTACCAGCCCCCGCGCGAGAACCCCTGGATCGACGAGATCGAGGTGCAGGACAGCGCCGACCCGTTCCACGACTGGAACGAGCGGATCGCGACCGAGTGCTACGGCCCCAACGCGGCGGCCCGCATCAAGGACGGCGCCGGCCGCATCGTGGACATCGTCTCCGGCTACCGGCACCTGAGCTTCAACTTCGGCCCGACGCTGCTCGCCTGGCTGGAGCGCCACCGCCCCGACGTCTACGGGCGCGTGCTGGAGGCCGACGCCTGGAGCCTGGAGCGGACCGGGCACGGCAACGCGCTCGCCCAGGCCTACCACCACGCCATCCTGCCCCTCTGCTCCCCCCGCGACCGGCGCACCGAGATCCGGTGGGGGCTGGCCGACTTCCAGCGGCGCTTCCACCGCGCGCCCGAGGGCTTCTGGCTCCCCGAGACCGCCGCCGACTCGCCCACGCTCGCGGCGCTCGCGGCCGAGGGGATCCGCTTCACCCTGCTCTCGCCCTACCAGGTCCGGCGCATCCGGCTCGACGAGGGCGACTGGCGCGACGCGACCGAGGCCCGCTTCGATCCGAGCCGGCCGTACCGCGTCCGCGCCGGCGACCGCGAGCTGGCGGTCTTCTTCTACGACGGCCACATCGCGCGCGACCTCGCCTTCGGACAGGCCCTCTCCACCCCCGAGGCCCTGCTCTCCCGGCTCGAGGACGGCTACGACGACACCCGCGGCCACGACGAGATCCTGACCGTCGCCATCGACGGGGAGACCCTCGGCCACCACAAGAAGGGGGCCGACGAGGTGCTGGCGGCCGCCCTGCGGCGGCTCGCCGCGAAGGGCGAGCCGCGCATCGTCAACCTGGGCCAGGCGCTCGAGCTCGTGCCGGTGCGCTGGGAGGCCGAGATCGCCGAGGGCTCCTCCTGGAGCTGCGCGCACGGGCTCGAGCGCTGGCGGAGCGACTGCGGCTGCAACGCCGGCGGCGAGCCCGCGTGGAACCAGGCCTGGCGCGCGCCCCTGCGGAGCGCCCTCGACGGCCTGCGCGACCGGTGCGCCGCGCTGTACGAGCGGGCCTCCGCGGGGCTGCTCGCCGACCCCTGGCGCGCCCGCGACCGCTACGTCGAGCTCGTGCTCGACCCCGAGCGGCGCGACGTGGAGCGCTTCTTCCGGGTCGAGGCGGCCCGGCCGCTCGCGCGCGAGGAGCGGGTCCGCGCGCTGCGCCTCCTCGAGATGGAGCGCCAGGCGCTCCGCATGTACACGAGCTGCGGCTGGTTCTTCTCGGAGCTCTCGGGGCTCGAGACCGTGCAGGTGCTCAAGTACGCGGCGCGCGCCATCCAGCTCGCCCGCGAGGCGGCCGGCGAGGACCTCGAGCCGGAGTTCGCCGAGGCGCTCGGGCGGGCGCCGTCCAACGTGCCGGCGCTCCGCGACGGGCGGCGCGTCTACGAGCAGCTGGTCCGGCCCAGCGTCGCCTCGCTCGAGCGGGTCGCCGCGCACCTCGCCATCGCCGGACTGGTGCAGCCGCTCCCCGACTCCGGCCGGCTCTTCTGCTACCGCTACCGCGTCCGTGGGCGCCGGGTCGGCCGCGCCGGGGCGGCCACCCTGGCCCTCGGCCGCCTCGAGCTCGAGAGCCTCGCCACCGGCGAGCGGCTCGACGCGCTCGTCTGCGTGATGCACTTCGGCGCCGCCGACTTCCGCTGCGGCGTGGAGCCCTGGCCCGGCGAGGCGGCGCAGGCCGCCGTCGAGGAGGCGCTCTTCGCGCGCGGCGAGGCGGCCTCGCTCCCGGAGCTCCTGCGCGCGGTGGACCGCGCCTTCGGCGGCCGCGACTACACGCTGCGCGATCTCTTCCTCGACGAGCGGCGGCGCGTCGCCGAGATCCTCCTCGCCGACTCGATGCGGCGCTACGAGTACGACTTCACCCGGATCTTCGAGGACAACCGGCGGCTCATGGAGTTCCTGCGCGAGCTCGACTCGCCCGTGCCCGGGCCGCTGCGCGCCGCCGCCGACGTCTCGCTGAGCCGCCGCCTCTCGTCCCTCACCCGCCGGATCGGCGCGGGCGAGGTGGCGCTCCGCGACGGCGAGCCGGAGCTGCGCGGCACCGTCGAGCTCGCGCGCCGGCTCGGGGTGGGGCTGCACCTCGACCCGGTGCGCCGCCAGGTGCTCGAGGTGGTCGAGGCGCGCATGGCCGACGTCGCCGCCGGCCGGGGCGCGGCGGCGCGGGCGGCCGAGCTCGTCGAGGTGCTCTCGCTCGCGAGCCGGCTCGGCCTCACGCTCGACCTCTGGGCGGCGCAGAACCGGCTCTGGGACTGGGCCGGCGCGAACGGGGCGGCCCTCGACCGGGACAGCCTGGCCGCGCTGGGGCGCGAGCTCTGGTTCGACGAGGAGACGCTCCTCGCGCGGGCCGGTTACGCGCCGCTCGCCCCCGAGGCGATCGCCTGAGCGGCCCCTGAATTCCCGGAAACCAGGGGCGCCACCTCCGGGGCTCCGCACCGCCGGGCGCGAGGCGCAGGATGTGAGCTTGCGGCGCCACGACGCTTGCCTGGAAGGAGACGCACACATGGCCGAGCAGAAGAAACGCGGGTTCCACGCGCTCGAGCAGCGCATCCACCAGATCGAGGAGGAGGACCAGAAGCAGCAGACCGCGAAGCCCAAGGAGCAGCCCCAGGCGCCCCGCACCGAGCCGAACCAGCCCAAGGGCGGGAAGTAGTCGAGCGGAGGCGCGCGCCACACCTTCACGGCATGCGCGCGCCTCCTCTCTGCCTCGCCGCCGCCGTCGCCGTCCTCCCGTCCCTTGCGCTCGCCGGGCCAGCGCCCGCCGAGGCGCCGGCCGGGCGCTCGGCCAGCGGCCCGGCGACCGGGCGCACCATCCGGACTCCGGAGGGCTTCCTCCGCGTCGAGGAGCCGGAGGAGCCCGGGCCCGGCGGGACCCTGTCGATCGTCCCGGCCGCCGAGCCGGCGCGACCGCCCGCCGCCCCGCAGCCCGGCGTGGGCGAGGCGGAGGGACGGACGCAGCCGCCGCCCGCCCCGAGCGCCCTGCCGCGCCGGCCGCGCGGCATGGGGCTCTGCGAGCCGGAGCGGGCCGCCTTCCTGAAGGAGCTCTTCCGGATCGCCGGCGTGGACGTGGAGGATCCGCTCGCGCTGGTGGCCGCCTTCACCGGCGAGAACGCGGGCGACGTGCCGTCGCTCCGCTTCCCGGAGTGGGGGCTCGTGCCGGTCGATCCGGTGCGCGCGCTGGCGTGGAACTTCGAGCTGCAGATCCGGGCCCGCGAGCTCTCGCAGTGCGTGCGCGACCCTGGCCGGCCCCGCGTCGATCCGCGCTTCCACCCCCGGCCGGCGGAGGGCGCGTCCCCGGCCCCGTCCTCGGCGCCCGCCTCCCCGCCCGCCCCCGAGGCTCCCGGGACCCTCGTGGCGCGCCGGCCCTGAAAGCGCTATACGGTGCGGTCCCATAGGAGACCATTTGAAGTCATTCGCCGAGCTGAACCTCTCCGAGAAGACCCAGCAAGCCCTCCGCCGCGCCGGCTTCGAGCACCCCACCCCGATCCAGGCGCAGGCGATCCCGCCCGCGCTCGCCGGCCACGACGTGATCGGCACCGCCGCCACCGGCACCGGCAAGACGGCCGCCTTCCTCCTCCCCATCCTCGAGCGGCTCTCCGCCGGGCCGCGCGCCACCCGCGCCCTCGTGCTCGCCCCCACGCGCGAGCTCGCCATCCAGATCGGCGAGGAGCTGGAGCGCTTCGGCCACGGCCGCCACGTGCGCGGGGCGGTGGTGATCGGCGGCGTCGGCATGGGCAACCAGGCCGCGGCGTTCCGCGAGGGGCGCGAGGTGATCGTGGCCACCCCGGGGCGCCTCGTGGACCACCTGGCGCAGGGCACCGCGCGGCTCGCGG from Anaeromyxobacter paludicola harbors:
- a CDS encoding methyl-accepting chemotaxis protein; this translates as MDRPTESTPAPATGWFANLTLRARILAGFWIAIGVSVLVGALSWYCEARVGRELQDAAELQLPSVSAIATMNEAKSAAARGYLAVLIPKADGDYRARLIADAEAALARLEQGRAAYEKLPHDPDAERLWQATLEPLGTWQRGARACLDAGKARERLLSGGRAAEAAALEDSVWETCRAPRASFGPLAKAFETLEAHHAAAASAVAVRGRQAVVTGNALTWLAVLAGAAAVLALGVVVSRRGGTMLEQLGATLDRIARGDVPERLRDAAGADYNAVRDSLNTVIGTVEGLLAELGRMSAAHDRGELDVVLDAARFQGDYRKVAEAVNAMVAGHLAVNRKAMACVAEFGKGDFGAPLERFPGQKASINETVEQVRGNLMSFLAEMQRMSEQHDQGEIDVRIEVDRFQGGWRRMAEGVNAMVAGHIAVKKKAMACVAEFGKGNFDAPLERFPGKKAFINDIVEEVRGNLKGFIAEMNRMSAEHDRGDIDVVIPAERFHGDYRRMAEGVNAMVAGHIAVKKKAMACVAEFGRGNFEAPLERFPGKKAFINETVEQVRANLKAVIADADHLAEAARAGRLSARADASRHGGDYRRIVEGFNQTLEWVNAPVKEIAAVLGELAEGHLSARTDASRYQAEAREMAERLNATLAALLAPGEEARQVLERLSERDLTARMAGSYPGDHARLKDAVNRTAESLHEALAQVAEAVAQVSSAANQIAASSQAVASGASQQASAIEETSASLETVAGMARQSSDNAREADQLAQGAKSSAESGEAAVAQMTGAMVKIRAAAEGTSAIIKDINEIAFQTNLLALNAAVEAARAGEAGRGFAVVAEEVRSLALRSKDAAQKTEALIRESVKQAAAGESTSREVATRLAEIAGSVQKVTGIVAEIAAASKEQAGGIAQVNRAVDEMNKVTQQNAASSEESSSAATELSGQSEELAAMVGAFKLERRAAAPAAPARGPRQPRPALAGRAAADPRLAELDPPDFARA
- a CDS encoding GNAT family N-acetyltransferase; this translates as MALTVLQVAWPLAPVGPGAAGGAEQVLWQLDRALAAAGHRSLVVAQEGSRIAGTLLAVPAARGPLDEGALARAEAAVRAVVARALREERVDVVHLHGLDFAACLPPPGPPALVTLHLPPALYPPGALAASRPRTALVCVSEAQRARLPAGVAAAACVPNGVPLDLLRPRRGGAAAPGFALCLGRICAEKGYHLALDAARAAGLPLLVAGEVFPYAAHQRHFDAELRPRLDAARRYVGPVGLRRKRRLLAAARCLVVPSLVEETSSLAAMEALACGTPVVAFRRGALPEVVEDGVTGLLVDGPEDLPRALREVAWLDRAACRRAAEARFDGREMAARYVALYRELGGGLASRSPPPSPSPLQGEGKRASAPGPARTPSPPGGEGRGGAARRSPAVLRPALLTSWSELEALRDAWADLFRRAPAATPFQSPGWLLAWGRQLAPPAPPLAAALFRGRELAALLPSFVYRRGGRRVLGLLGGGVSDYQDLLLDPSLAPEGAATLLARLAGTGAFDALDLEALPPGSPLLAPGALPPSLAGGAAPQAACPGLDLPGDPAAWRARLSAKARDNLRQGRRRLERLGPVEVRLAGAGIEVTAALAESFRLHRARWAGRGEAGVLGASLLWRFHAEAARAAAREGTLRLRLLLAGGRVVASLHGFLWRGRGYAYLSGLDPAAARASPGLLLHAEAIEGAIREGARGYDLLRGREPYKYGLGAEDRFTLRLQAEVRAGGAATGALERLPGAAPAL
- a CDS encoding PIG-L deacetylase family protein — its product is MKQARPGPAPLDLDALAEQGWVLVAAHPDDETIGAGGLLIEHPGAGVVHLTDGAPADPALWSPRAPASREGYAALRRREALEALAVAGVPASAVRCLGVRDQEATRQLSRLVRELARLLDERRPALVVTHAFEGGHPDHDATALAVRAAAARLRGAAPVLVEMTAYQRGAGPLTLQRFHGGGEEQVRPLGPEARRRKEAMLGLYESQREVLAPFAAGEERFRRAEPVDFSRRPHPGPLHYEWLGWRTFDSWWREASQGLRALSLPNAPWP
- a CDS encoding MXAN_6577-like cysteine-rich protein, yielding MRTLLACLAVALLAACGGTSPKCPAGQARCGGQCVDLSTDPLQCGACGNVCPATATCTAGACVCPGTQTSCGSLCADLQTDAQHCGTCGTSCGLGTCQVGACACSPGATDCGGHAGVCADLTRDPGHCGACGTACPATFACLQGACACPPSTTQCGAACSVLATDPLNCGACGHACGTGFSCGAGACTCSGPGKQVCGASCLDTTSDLNNCGACGRVCPSGTLCSAGACACPSGSTVCASGGASTCTNLKTDPANCGACGNACGAGAACSSGACASCPAHDNGLGQQFLDCAPPDTFTLTTAKEAAKAWSASGSEQVTTGCSGGGAGSTCFGWQRSDGTCGIWCYGGTLAGAVFQSFNFTCVCFNGPQSAWH
- a CDS encoding DUF3536 domain-containing protein, which translates into the protein MPRRLLCLHGHFYQPPRENPWIDEIEVQDSADPFHDWNERIATECYGPNAAARIKDGAGRIVDIVSGYRHLSFNFGPTLLAWLERHRPDVYGRVLEADAWSLERTGHGNALAQAYHHAILPLCSPRDRRTEIRWGLADFQRRFHRAPEGFWLPETAADSPTLAALAAEGIRFTLLSPYQVRRIRLDEGDWRDATEARFDPSRPYRVRAGDRELAVFFYDGHIARDLAFGQALSTPEALLSRLEDGYDDTRGHDEILTVAIDGETLGHHKKGADEVLAAALRRLAAKGEPRIVNLGQALELVPVRWEAEIAEGSSWSCAHGLERWRSDCGCNAGGEPAWNQAWRAPLRSALDGLRDRCAALYERASAGLLADPWRARDRYVELVLDPERRDVERFFRVEAARPLAREERVRALRLLEMERQALRMYTSCGWFFSELSGLETVQVLKYAARAIQLAREAAGEDLEPEFAEALGRAPSNVPALRDGRRVYEQLVRPSVASLERVAAHLAIAGLVQPLPDSGRLFCYRYRVRGRRVGRAGAATLALGRLELESLATGERLDALVCVMHFGAADFRCGVEPWPGEAAQAAVEEALFARGEAASLPELLRAVDRAFGGRDYTLRDLFLDERRRVAEILLADSMRRYEYDFTRIFEDNRRLMEFLRELDSPVPGPLRAAADVSLSRRLSSLTRRIGAGEVALRDGEPELRGTVELARRLGVGLHLDPVRRQVLEVVEARMADVAAGRGAAARAAELVEVLSLASRLGLTLDLWAAQNRLWDWAGANGAALDRDSLAALGRELWFDEETLLARAGYAPLAPEAIA